From a region of the Bacillus sp. (in: firmicutes) genome:
- the gatC gene encoding Asp-tRNA(Asn)/Glu-tRNA(Gln) amidotransferase subunit GatC, with translation MSRISLDQVKHVAHLARLAITEEEAAKFQQQLDAIITFAEQLNELDTTNVPPTSHVLDMKNVMREDVPQPGLPREEVLKNAPDHQDGQIKVPSVLE, from the coding sequence ATGTCCAGAATTTCATTAGACCAAGTAAAACACGTCGCCCATCTTGCGCGCTTAGCAATTACGGAAGAAGAAGCTGCGAAGTTCCAGCAACAGCTAGATGCGATCATTACGTTTGCTGAGCAATTAAATGAATTAGATACAACCAATGTTCCACCAACTTCTCACGTGCTTGATATGAAAAACGTGATGCGTGAAGACGTACCACAACCAGGTTTACCACGTGAAGAAGTATTAAAGAACGCACCAGACCATCAAGATGGCCAAATAAAGGTTCCATCAGTTTTAGAGTAA
- the aceA gene encoding isocitrate lyase — protein sequence MKDERIQKLQEQWEMEERWKGITRPYTAEDVIKLRGSIDIEYTLAKRGAEKLWKLLHEEDYINALGALTGNQAVQQVKAGLKAIYLSGWQVAADANLAGQMYPDQSLYPANSVPHVVKRINQALQRADQIHHLEGDNSVDWFAPIVADAEAGFGGQLNVFELMKAMIEAGAAGVHFEDQLSSEKKCGHLGGKVLLPTQTAVKNLISARLAADVMGVPTVLIARTDANAASLITSDIDPYDAPFITGERTPEGFYRTKAGLDQAIARGLAYAPYADLIWCETSEPNLEEAKAFAEAIHEKFPGKLLAYNCSPSFNWKKKLDDETIAKFQQELGKMGYKFQFVTLAGFHALNYSMFELARKYKEQGMAAYSELQQAEFASEKYGYTATKHQREVGTGYFDEVSMVISGGTSSTTALKGSTEEEQFVEV from the coding sequence ATGAAAGACGAACGTATTCAAAAATTACAAGAACAGTGGGAGATGGAAGAACGGTGGAAAGGAATTACGCGTCCGTATACAGCAGAAGATGTGATCAAATTACGGGGGTCCATTGATATTGAATATACGCTCGCGAAAAGAGGAGCGGAAAAACTGTGGAAGCTGCTTCATGAAGAAGATTACATTAATGCCCTTGGAGCGTTAACAGGAAATCAGGCGGTGCAGCAAGTCAAAGCAGGTCTTAAAGCCATTTATTTAAGCGGATGGCAAGTTGCAGCCGATGCAAACTTAGCTGGGCAAATGTATCCGGACCAAAGCTTGTATCCGGCAAACAGTGTTCCTCACGTTGTGAAGCGTATTAACCAAGCGTTGCAGCGTGCCGATCAAATTCACCATTTAGAAGGGGATAACTCCGTCGATTGGTTCGCGCCAATTGTTGCAGATGCAGAAGCTGGGTTTGGCGGACAATTAAACGTCTTTGAATTAATGAAAGCGATGATCGAAGCAGGAGCGGCCGGTGTTCATTTTGAAGACCAACTATCTTCGGAGAAAAAATGTGGGCATCTCGGAGGAAAAGTGTTGCTTCCGACACAAACAGCGGTGAAAAACTTAATTTCGGCACGTCTCGCTGCGGATGTGATGGGAGTTCCAACCGTATTAATTGCCCGCACGGATGCAAATGCTGCTAGCTTAATTACGAGCGATATTGACCCATACGATGCACCGTTTATTACGGGTGAGCGGACACCAGAAGGCTTTTACCGCACAAAAGCTGGCTTAGACCAAGCGATTGCCCGAGGATTAGCATACGCGCCATATGCCGATTTAATTTGGTGTGAGACATCCGAACCAAATCTCGAAGAAGCGAAAGCGTTCGCTGAAGCGATTCATGAAAAGTTCCCTGGCAAACTGTTAGCCTATAACTGCTCGCCTTCATTTAACTGGAAAAAGAAATTAGACGACGAAACGATTGCTAAATTCCAACAAGAACTCGGAAAGATGGGCTACAAATTCCAATTTGTTACTCTTGCAGGATTCCATGCTCTCAACTACAGCATGTTCGAATTAGCCCGCAAATACAAAGAACAAGGGATGGCTGCCTACTCCGAATTACAGCAAGCCGAATTTGCGAGCGAAAAATACGGTTACACGGCAACGAAGCATCAGCGTGAAGTTGGAACTGGCTATTTTGATGAAGTATCGATGGTCATTTCGGGTGGCACTTCATCGACAACGGCTCTGAAAGGCTCTACCGAAGAAGAGCAATTTGTAGAGGTCTAA